In Fusarium oxysporum Fo47 chromosome IX, complete sequence, the following proteins share a genomic window:
- a CDS encoding kinase-like domain-containing protein yields the protein MPLRPHIGLGFPAHAYQKRHVEPHDRSTGYQPKVRITDRYRIIGFISSGTYGRVYKAVGRNGKPVGEFAIKKFKPDKEGEQISYTGISQSAIREMSLCSELHHINVIRLCEIMLEDKCIFMVFEYAEHDLLQIIHHHTQQPRHPIPPATIKSIMFQLLNGCQYLHINWVLHRDLKPANIMVTSSGEVKIGDLGLARRFDKPLHSLFSGDKVVVTIWYRAPELILGSYHYTPAIDMWAVGCIFAELLSLRPIFKGEEAKMDSKKTVPFQRNQMQKIIEIMGVPTKDKWPLLPTMPEYNQLNTLANSMASSHHGHHSHHHPHHHHGHYGSRNPPPPPPGGSNLEKWYYSTINHTSAPGGTPPLASLGSEGYKLLAGLLEYDPSKRLTAAQALQSPFFSTGDRPSGYEAEWITGRLVDKACQEAEGVGSQGGKRPCPTNCSSFGRSPTDHSASTNYSPSDGLLPDYSPILMSLYTVKVNVLTFTFLNDMQQAVSRSALYQS from the exons ATGCCTCTTCGTCCTCACATCGGCCTCGGGTTTCCTGCTCACGCTTACCAAAAACGTCATGTAGAACCTCACGATCGCTCAACCGGGTATCAGCCCAAAGTTCGAATTACAGATCGTTACCGCATCATTGGCTTCATCAGCTCGGGTACCTATGGACGGGTTTACAAGGCTGTTGGCCGGAATGGCAAGCCTGTCGGTGAATTCGCTATCAAGAAGTTTAAGCCCGACAAGGAAGGTGAACAGATTAGCTACACGGGCATCTCTCAGAGTGCGATCCGTGAGATGAGCCTTTGCAGCGAACTTCACCACATCAACGTCATTCGTCTTTGCGAAATTATGCTTGAGGACAAGTGTATTTTTATGGTGTTTGAGTATGCCGAGCATGATCTATTACAAATCATCCATCACCACACACAACAGCCACGACATCCGATTCCCCCGGCAACCATCAAAAGTATCATgttccagctcctcaacgGATGTCAGTACTTACACATAAACTGGGTTCTTCACCGTGATCTCAAACCTGCCAACATCATGGTCACTTCATCAGGCGAAGTAAAGATCGGAGACTTGGGTCTAGCACGTCGTTTTGACAAACCTTTACACTCCCTCTTTAGCGGCGATAAAGTTGTCGTTACTATCTGGTATCGTGCTCCCGAACTCATTCTAGGTTCATATCACTACACGCCTGCCATCGATATGTGGGCCGTTGGGTGTATTTTTGCCGAACTTCTTTCCTTGAGGCCGATATTCAAGGGAGAGGAAGCCAAGATGGATAGCAAGAAGACGGTTCCCTTTCAACGCAACCAGATGCAAAAGATTATCGAGATCATGGGTGTGCCAACAAAGGATAAATGGCCCCTTCTGCCGACCATGCCCGAATACAATCAACTCAACACTCTCGCCAACTCCATGGCATCATCTCACCACGGTCACCacagccatcatcatcctcatcaccatcacgGCCACTACGGCTCCCGCAACCCACCACCCCCTCCCCCAGGCGGCTCGAACCTCGAGAAGTGGTATTACAGCACTATCAACCACACCAGCGCCCCCGGCGGTACACCACCACTAGCCTCTCTCGGCTCAGAAGGCTACAAACTCCTTGCTGGTCTTCTAGAATACGACCCCTCAAAGCGTCTCACAGCTGCCcaagctcttcaatctcccttcttctcaaccgGCGACCGT CCTTCCGGGTACGAAGCGGAGTGGATTACCGGACGACTCGTTGATAAGGCCTGCCAAGAGGCAGAAGGAGTAGGATCCCAAGGTGGTAAGAGGCCGTGCCCGACGAACTGTTCGTCCTTTGGTCGTTCACCCACCGATCATTCGGCCTCAACCAATTATTCACCCTCAGATGGTTTACTGCCAGATTACTCACCCATCCTCATGTCTCTGTATACA GTGAAAGTTAATG TCCTCACGTTCACGTTCTTGAACGACATGCAACAAGCCGTGAGCCGATCTGCTCTATACCAGAGCTGA
- a CDS encoding general substrate transporter has product MAGIRLRDVSGYLILLIAITTLGSLQFGFHLAELNAPQDVITCRKKSISALDKIKGLVYKPKDDDAVSGFMPHCIPMDEASFATISSIFMLGGLLGALASGPFSSKRGRLPAMRITGLLYLFGAAVETVAGSVFVMVLGRLFAGIGAGASTVVVPLYISEIAPPKERGLFGFMTQISINFGILVVQTMGFFLSYGTAWRWILATGVFIATAQTLGLFVVPESPSWLAAQGNAPKAKRTLQRIRGNGYDIHEETETWDSDDRDASEEDGLLQADSASESPSKNRAEHLGFFEVLRDPDTRPAIVAVVGIMFAQQLCGVNSIIMYSVSLLADLLPVSSSLLTILVSVVNLFTTIACAPLPDRLGRKTCLLASIIGQGTSALILAISIIFGIKILSAIAVVAFVGFFAVGLGPVPFLISSELVGQEAVGATQSWCLAANYAATFLVAQFFPIVNSALNDLLGGHGWVYFIFAGLAAGSAIFVFWNVPETKGKKDVDEVWGRTRRVD; this is encoded by the exons ATGGCCGGTATCAGACTCCGCGATGTCAGCGGGTATCTGATCTTGCTCATCGCCATCACGACCCTGGGGTCGTTGCAGTTCGGTTTTCACTTG GCTGAACTCAACGCACCCCAGGATGTTATTACATGCCGCAAGAAATCGATCTCCGCcctcgacaagatcaaaggGCTGGTCTACAAACCGAAAGACGATGATGCTGTTTCTGGCTTCATGCCCCATTGTATTCCCATGGACGAGGCTTCGTTTGCGACGATATCTTCAATCTTCATGCTTGGTGGGCTGTTGGGAGCTTTGGCCTCTGGACCCTTCTCGTCAAAACGGGGACGCCTTCCTGCGATGCGCATCACGGGCCTCCTCTATTTGTTTGGAGCAGCTGTTGAGACCGTCGCAGGAAGCGTCTTCGTCATGGTTCTCGGTCGCTTGTTTGCTGGTATCGGAGCTGGAGCATCGACCGTCGTTGTCCCTCTTTACATCAGCGAGATTGCACCACCCAAGGAACGTGGGCTGTTTGGCTTCATGACGCAAATCTCGATCAATTTTGGTATCCTGGTGGTTCAGACCATGGGATTCTTCCTGAGCTACGGCACTGCTTGGAGATGGATTCTTGCTACTGGAGTCTTCATCGCAACCGCGCAAACTCTGGGTCTCTTTGTTGTCCCAGAGAGTCCATCGTGGTTGGCAGCACAGGGAAATGCGCCCAAGGCCAAACGGACCCTCCAGAGAATTCGTGGCAACGGCTACGACATTCATGAGGAGACTGAGACCTGGGACTCAGATGACCGTGATGCTTCCGAGGAAGATGGCTTGCTTCAGGCGGATAGTGCCTCTGAATCACCATCAAAGAACCGGGCCGAGCATCTTGGATTCTTCGAAGTACTGAGGGATCCTGACACCAGGCCTGCAATCGTCGCTGTCGTGGGCATTATGTTTGCCCAGCAGCTCTGTGGTGTCAACTCGATCATCATGTACTCCGTGTCTCTTCTTGCCGACTTGCTGCCagtttcttcatctctgcTCACTATTCTTGTTTCTGTTGTTAACTTGTTCACCACTATCGCATGCGCGCCTCTTCCAGATCGTCTCGGTCGCAAGACTTGCCTCCTTGCCTCGATTATCGGACAAGGAACAAGCGCGCTCATCCTGGCTATCTCGATCATCTTTGGAATCAAGATCCTCTCAGCTATTGCCGTCGTGGCGTTCGTCGGCTTCTTCGCAGTTGGTCTGGGCCCAGTACCATTCCTGATCTCCTCCGAGCTGGTCGGACAAGAGGCTGTTGGCGCAACGCAAAGCTGGTGTCTTGCAGCCAACTACGCAGCGACTTTCCTGGTCGCTCAATTCTTCCCAATCGTAAACTCAGCTCTTAACGATTTGCTGGGTGGCCACGGATGGGTCTACTTTATCTTTGCAGGTCTAGCCGCTGGGTCTGCTATCTTTGTGTTCTGGAACGTGCCAGAAACGAAGGGTAAGAAGGACGTTGATGAGGTTTGGGGCAGGACAAGGCGCGTTGATTAG
- a CDS encoding Asp/Glu/hydantoin racemase — protein sequence MSELRFLRRNLRILVLNPNSSTIMTDGMANAIRQMSLPDADVSQKSVEIYTYTAPPHSAPDSINDQEGIDRSTQAVLDDPKIEEELESDKYDGVLVACFSVHCLVSKLTRYRHLAVTGIFEASILTSLSLMAAPDNSGKWGIVTTGKWWEDHLSHGVKNFLGQEKDGVNSKFAGVFSSGLTAGDFHTVPPEKVKEKLKEATRKLLNEGQVSVVLMGCGGMAGLEEIIRSTAIEEYGKADGNLVYIIDGVKAGVMQLEQMIRSKRIFR from the exons ATGTCCGAGCTCCGTTTCCTCCGGCGGAATCTCCGCATCCTCGTCCTAAACCCAAACTCTTCCACTATCATGACAGACGGCATGGCCAACGCCATCCGCCAAATGTCACTCCCAGAC GCTGATGTGTCACAAAAGTCAGTTGAGATATATACCTACACAGCCCCTCCCCACTCCGCCCCAGACAGCATCAACGACCAAGAGGGCATCGACCGCAGCACGCAAGCCGTTCTCGATGACCCcaagattgaggaggagctcgagTCTGATAAGTACGACGGAGTTCTCGTTGCGTGCTTCAGCGTTCATTGCTTGGTGTCAAAGTTGACTAGGTATCGACATCTTGCAGTGACGGGGATTTTTGAAGCGAGTATTCTCACGTCTCTTTCGCTGATGGCTGCGCCGGATAATTCAGGAAAATGGGGAATCGTCACTACTGGAAAGTGGTGGGAGGACCATTTGTCGCATGGTGTCAAGAACTTTCTTGGGCAGGAGAAGGACGGTGTGAATAGCAAGTTTGCTGGTGTTTTCTCGTCTGGGCTTACGGCGGGTGACTTTCACACTGTTCCTCCGGAGAAGGTAaaggagaagctcaaggaggcGACACGGAAGTTGCTCAATGAGGGACAAGTGTCGGTTGTGCTCATGGGATGCGGTGGTATGGCTGGTTTGGAGGAAATCATCCGATCAACGGCTATCGAGGAGTACGGCAAGGCTGATGGTAACCTTGTCTACATCATCGATGGAGTAAAGGCGGGCGTCATGCAGTTGGAGCAGATGATCCGCAGCAAGCGAATCTTTCGGTAA
- a CDS encoding ADP-ribosylation factor family-domain-containing protein, translated as MGGQFSKMMGKIFGSKEMRLLMLGLDAAGKTTILYKLKLGQDVTTIPTVGFNVETVTYKNVKFNVWDVGGQDKIRPLWRHYFSGTQGLIFVIDSSDRNRMEEARQELHRIINDREMKDSLLLVFANKQDLAEAMKPQEVTEALQLSKLKDKVWYVVPSCATTGEGLLEGLAWLSNNVKAPPTPAKK; from the exons ATGGGCGGCCAGTTCTCAAAGATGATGGGCAAGATCTTCGGATCAAAGGAGATGCGCCTGCTCATGCTCGGTCTCGACGCTGCCGGAAAGACAACCATCCTCTACAAGCTCAAGCTGGGTCAGGACGTCACCACGATTCCCACGGTCGGCTTCAACGTCGAGACGGTTACGTACAAGAATGTCAAGTTTAACGTTTGGGACGTCGGTGGCCAGGACAAGATTCGTCCTCTGTGGAGGCATTACTTCAGCG GTACTCAGGGTCTTATCTTCGTTATCGACTCTTCTGATAGGAACCGAATGGAGGAGGCTAGACAAGAACTTCACCGAATCATCAACGATCGTGAGATGAAGGACAGTCTACTACTCGTGTTTGCCAACAAGCAAGATTTGGCAGAGG CTATGAAACCCCAAGAAGTCACCGAGGCCCTTCagctctccaagctcaaggacaaggttTGGTACGTGGTGCCCAGCTGCGCCACCACAGGCGAGGGTCTCCTCGAGGGTCTGGCGTGGTTGTCCAACAATGTCAAGGCCCCTCCGACTCCGGCTAAGAAGTAG
- a CDS encoding Alpha/Beta hydrolase protein, with amino-acid sequence MSEVPIDEEKLLYFEERNNDQNESIVFLHGGGGSHVEWKLVAPQQSLSSYHLILVDLPMHSGSWDIGRPLTLASAADEVCKVIQKHTHGGKAHIVGLSLGGFIALALTSRHPDVVLSTFATGAYPYRGMFKWFMEHPMAMSIVNSIQSIPGVLEASLRRQGIDYEEWLAEAKKNHSPERSKAMNKELSAFSMEDIKAVADSGVRTCVISGGKMDQIDPVRDMGVILREGGQKKGVKNEAVVVRNAYHPWHLQLPELFAAGIAAWVQEKELPEEFEIL; translated from the coding sequence ATGTCTGAAGTACCCATAGACGAAGAGAAACTACTCTATTTCGAAGAACGCAACAATGACCAGAATGAATCGATAGTCTTCTTACATGGTGGTGGAGGCAGTCATGTCGAATGGAAATTGGTTGCTCCCCAGCAATCACTGTCCTCTTATCATCTAATCCTCGTCGACCTTCCGATGCACTCTGGATCTTGGGACATCGGGCGCCCGTTGACACTCGCATCAGCTGCTGATGAAGTATGCAAAGTCATTCAAAAGCACACCCACGGCGGAAAAGCACATATTGTTGGCTTATCCCTAGGTGGTTTCATCGCTCTCGCTCTCACATCTCGCCATCCCGATGTCGTGCTGTCGACGTTTGCAACAGGTGCTTACCCATACAGAGGAATGTTTAAGTGGTTCATGGAGCACCCGATGGCGATGTCTATTGTGAATAGCATACAGAGCATTCCCGGTGTGCTTGAGGCATCGTTGCGACGACAGGGAATTGACTATGAAGAATGGCTTGCcgaagcaaagaagaaccACTCCCCGGAGAGGTCCAAGGCGATGAACAAAGAACTCAGTGCCTTCAGTATGGAGGATATCAAAGCCGTTGCCGATTCTGGAGTGAGAACTTGTGTTATTTCGGGAGGAAAGATGGATCAGATTGACCCTGTACGAGACATGGGTGTTATCCTGAGAGAGGGAGGGCAGAAGAAGGGAGTCAAGAATGAGGCTGTCGTTGTGAGAAATGCTTATCATCCTTGGCATTTACAACTGCCAGAGTTGTTTGCTGCTGGAATTGCTGCTTGGGTTCAGGAGAAAGAGTTGCCCGAAGAGTTTGAGATCTTGTAG
- a CDS encoding actin family, whose translation MSNPPPIVLDGGTGFLKVGYAAQNFPEHQYPSIVGRPILRAEEQTDSDVVIKDIMCGDEAAAARTMLQISYPMENGIVKKWDDMEHLWDYTFYEKLKVDPTGQKILLTEPPMNPLKNREKMCEVMFDRYNFGGVYVAIQAVLALYAQGLSSGVVVDSGDGVTHIVPVYESVVLNHLTKRLDVAGRDVTRNLIKLLLRRGYPLNRTADFETVRQIKEKLCYVSYDLELDKRLSEDTTVLVEDYTLPDGRVIRVGSERFEAPECLFQPHLVDSESPGLGEFLFNTIQSADVDIRSSLFKAIVLSGGSSMYPGLPSRLEKELKQLWLTRALQGNPERLSKFKVRIEDPPRRRHMVFLGGAVLANIMADKESMWVTKAEWEEEGTRVLEKLGPR comes from the exons ATGTCTAACCCTCCACCCATTG TCCTCGACGGAGGCACCGGTTTCCTCAAGGTCGGATATGCCGCGCAGAACTTCCCCGAGCATCAATACCCCTCCATCGTAGGCCGGCCGATCCTTCGTGCTGAGGAGCAGACCGATAGCGATGTTGtcatcaaggatatcatGTGTGGTGACGAAGCTGCCGCCGCGAGGACAATGCTCCAGATTAGCTACCCCATGGAGAACGGCATCGTCAAGAAGTGGGACGATATGGAACATCTTTGGGATTATACCTTCtacgagaagctcaaggtcGATCCTACGGGCCAGAAGATCCTCTTGACGGAGCCTCCTATGAACCCTCTTAAGAACCGAGAGAAGATGTGCGAGGTTATGTTTGATAGATATAATTTTGGCGGTGTCTACGTCGCCATCCAGGCCGTTCTGGCTCTATACGCTCAAG GTCTTAGCTCCGGTGTCGTAGTCGActctggtgatggtgtcaCACACATTGTGCCCGTCTACGAATCCGTGGTCCTCAACCACCTCACGAAGCGATTAGACGTTGCCGGCCGAGACGTCACGCGCAACCTTatcaagctgctgctgcgccGCGGCTACCCTCTCAACCGAACCGCCGATTTCGAGACCGTCCGccagatcaaggagaagctaTGCTACGTGTCATACGACCTCGAGCTCGACAAGCGCCTGAGCGAGGACACCACTGTGCTCGTCGAGGATTACACCCTGCCGGACGGACGTGTGATCCGCGTTGGCAGCGAGCGTTTCGAAGCGCCCGAGTGTCTTTTCCAGCCTCACCTCGTCGACAGCGAATCTCCCGGTCTGGGCGAattcctcttcaacaccatccaATCAGCCGACGTTGATATCCGCTCGTCTCTGTTCAAGGCTATTGTTCTGTCTGGTGGTAGCAGCATGTATCCTGGTCTTCCATCGCGATTGgagaaggagctcaagcagcTATGGCTCACACGAGCGCTGCAGGGCAACCCTGAGCGTTTGAGCAAGTTCAAGGTGCGGATAGAAGATCCTCCGCGACGTCGACACATGGTGTTCCTTGGTGGAGCGGTGCTGGCCAACATTATGGCGGACAAGGAGAGTATGTGGGTTACCAAGGCGgagtgggaggaggagggtacTAGGGTGCTTGAGAAACTGGGACCGCGATAA